In Phyllopteryx taeniolatus isolate TA_2022b chromosome 5, UOR_Ptae_1.2, whole genome shotgun sequence, the DNA window CGGTCATTATGTTTTGGCCATCACTGCATGCTAGGCTGTAACCAATACTGACATGACTGTGAGCAGGCGTCGTATTGGTGTAGCGTTGTTTAGCAAATGCTATGATAGTCAGACAATGTTGTGATACCACTTTTGAAGGGAAGTAAACAACGCAAATATCTCAACCAGTACCTCGATTTCCGATATCGCTTGTCCCCATTAGGTTCACAGCCAGGTGAACTGGAGcatgtcccagctgactttggactagaggcagggcacaccctggactgatcaccagcCCATTGCAagctagacaaacaaccattaatacacccattcacacctatgggaaatttagaggcttcaataaatctaacatgcatgtttttggaaagtgggaggaagctgcagtacccagagaaaaccaatgTAAAGGCAAggaggacatgcaaacgccacTAATGCTGGACCTGAGATTCAAAGCTCAGAAATATGAGGGAGAAGTGCTAACCACCATGCTGCCCTCAGCCATTGTTTTGTTATGTTCTTTGTTTGAGTTTCCTCCGATTGGTTGGCatccagtccaggttgtacgtCGCCTCTCCCTCAAAGTGAGCAAAGATAGGCCCCAGCCCTGCGAAAGCCCAATACATACAAGCGTCATAGAAAATCAATGGCTGAGTTTCCGTCTGCTAAGAAAtagaaatgctctcacacacagtattagtattagtattttGTATAGAAGCATGTCGCGCAGGAATCATCTCatgtcatgtttttcctcatctcCGCAGGTTTAACTGACCTGAACATTGCTGCGTCTGCTTCCCAGTCAGACAATGTTCCTGTGCCACATGACACATCTAAGGAGGGCCTCCGTCCCCTGGCTGCGGTAAGACAGAGGAGGCGTCGTAGAGCAGGCAAAACCGCGTGTGGCCACGGAAGTGGCAAATGTGGCAGCCAGGGGCCCCTCGACAAAGCTCTCGCCAGCTTCCTCATGTGGCAGCGATGCGCAGAAGATCGCCTCCTCTCCCTGGAGGAGGCACGGCTAGAGAAAGAGTTGCAAGCTGATGAGCGGCGACAGCAGCAAGAAGAGAGGAGAGTGGAACAGGAGCGCCAGCATGAGCTGCGCCTGTTCAACATGCTTACTGGGGCATTAACCGCAGTCAGACAGGGTGCTGTGACCACAGGATCAGCACCCAGTAACACTCCTGTCTCCCTGGTAGATCATCAGTCAACTTTACTGACAACATCAACTGCCTCATCAGTGCCATCCTCATCTCAGCCACATGCTCAGCTTCCCCCTGGGCACACCGTTTCCACTAAGGGGACAATAAACTCGGGGCTGCACCCATCAGTCAAGGCCTGCACACCATCTGAGAGTGCTCTGGCAACTGTGAGAGGTGCAAAGTCTACTGAGCCCAGCATGTACCTGTCCAGCCGTGGTAACAGTATTCGACAGCATCAAGCCATCCTCCAGGAAGGCTTTGCTCAGTATGCAGCGAACAGATATGACGTGGACAACCCTAATGTGAGTCTATTTTTCCAGTGTCAGTCACATTTACAGTAGCAACTAACTGTAATCACTTTTGTGTTTATAAAATCCTGTTTGCCTGTGTGTTCAGGGTGTCATCAACATGGGCACAAGCGAGAACAAGCTCTGCTATGATCTTCTTCATAAAAGGGTAATACGTGCTGAGTTGTTGTTCTATCCACTTCATTAAATTTgtcagatgaaaaaaatacaatacaataaaatccagtacagtacaatgtCACATTCCTTTCCACTGCAGTTGACCCAATCTGACATGCTACATGTTGACCCAGCACTGTTGCAATATGGTGACTGGCGGGGACATGCATTGTAAGTGATTTGcctttaatttgaattaaaaagaaaCATCTCCAAGTAATTCTATTTCAATCTTGTTCTTTTAGCCTGAGAGAAGTGGTTGCCAAGTTTCTAACTCACTACTGCCGTTCTCCAAAGTCATTGAAAGCTGACAATGTGAGTAGAATTATTCAATAACATATACTGTTTTGTAATGCATGCAACCTCACTGCACTGTTGAGGGGTGTAATTGAGACAACTGTgtcttaaaaacataaaatctaTAATGTGATGGCCCTTTTATGAGAAACATGAATACTAGCAATATCACAACAATTACTGATAGTGGAAAAATCGAAATTGACCTGCAATGTGAACATAGCCTAAGTTTGATGTTGATTGACATACCCTAAACCGTATGCCCTATTGGCTGTTTCTTGGCTGTTGAATTTAGTAAATGAGCAGTATTGATGAAGACTTAAAACTAGTGAATGTGACCCACAATTAATGAGGAATTTGATATTGCTGGAATTTTAACAAGAGGAATCACGCCCTACTGGCTTTGCAGGCTTTAGGCAATTCTCCAACtaatttaaaatttcaaaaaccCAAGGGTACTCTCATTTTTATACAGCTGACGTTGCCAATTTGGTATATTTGGCCAAATTCTATCACCGTGCAGATTCTTAAgttcttgatttatttataacCCCCCCGTGCCAACCAGGATATTTTCAGCTCTGAAATAACAgttcatttgtgtatttattcagATTGTGGTGATGAATGGATGTAGTGCCCTTTTCTCGTGCATTTCAGCAGTCATTTGTGACCCAAAAGGTGCGTGCATACAATAcgttgcttgtttttgttttgaaagaaatGTTCTACTGTATAAGTGAAAGTGGAAGATGTACTAAAATATTTTGGAAGGAGTGAGTTTGAAAGGATTGAGTGTGTTACAAGCATAGAATTTGTGTCAGCACATGACTGGTCAGACTAGTGTTTGTCATTGCATTGCTCTTTAAAATGATCATTGGAAAACTGTGTCATTGCATTGCTCTTTAAAATGATCATTGGAATAACTCGACCATAAAACTACcagttttaaaatcattttggtatcaaaaactgacatgtaataacattttattgcctttCTGTTGGCTCACCACTTACAGGGCCACCAGAAAGTGttcacaccccttcacattttccacattttgctgttacagacttattctaaagctaatttgaatgtagttttatttttttttaaagctacatAAAATATCACATAATGccaaagcaaaaacatacactgggtacggaaagttttcagacccccttaaatctttcactctttgctatattgcagccatttgttaaaatcatttaagttcattttttcctcattattgtacacacagcactccatattgagagaaaaaaaaattaattgttgaaatttttgctgatttattaaaaaagaaaaactgaaatgtcacagccataagtaattcagacactttgctgtgacactcatatatttaactcgggtgctgtccatttcttctgatcatccttgagatgcttctacactttcattggagtccagctgtgtttgattatactgattggacttgattaggaaagccacacacctgtctatataagaccttacagctcacattgcatgtcagatcaaataaaaatcatgaggtcaaaggaactgcctgaagagctcagagacaaaattgtggcaaggcacagatctggccaaggttacaaaaaaacgtctgctgcacttaaggttcctaagagcacagtggcctccataatcctgaaatggaagatgtttgggacgatcagaacccttcccagagcaggccgtccagccaaactgagcagttgggggagaagagccttggtgagagaggtaataAAGAACCCAAAGGTCACTGTGGCTgacctccagagatgcagtcgggaaatgggagaaagttctagaaagtcaaccatcactgcagccctccaccagttggggctgtatggcagagtggcccgacagacgcctcttctcagtgcaagataCAGATAgatagagggtaagatgacagctgttAAATATAAAGAAATTCTTCAAGACAACTTggtccagagtgctctggaactcagacttgGGCGTcagttcaccttccaacacgacaatgacccaaagcacacagccaagataacaaaggggtggcttcaggagcagcctgtgaatgtccttgagtggcccagccagacccCGGACCTGAAcccaatcgaacatctctggaaagacctaaaaaagACTGTCCACTGAcactgcccatccaacctgactgaccttgaggaGATCCGCAGAGAGGAATGAGAGAGAAtcccccaaaacaggtgtgccgaTAATGATTTAACCCAACATTGTGCCTCCTTACTTTGATAAATtattaggggtgtcccgatcccgTCTTTGAGATTGGAAATTGGtctgatgtcagcaaaaaagcAAGAGTAGGATCgaatcggactggatctaaaatctccgattttaccactcttatatgAGCAGTCCATTCCATTCCGCTCCAGTACTTCTGAAAAAAGACTGTATGCAGaacccacgtgatcacaacaacaggttgccaaggtgctaacatagtagcaaggagtaagagtgaatgttgcttttttaaagtcgtttattgacacacTAGTTtaagttcactgtcaaactaaacagacataacaaaataattacacatatTGAATGGTCAAATAAATCGCAGACTTAATTTCCTTCTGCATTTCAGTTCACAAAAATCggtagctcaaagctaacacacaatgtatGAAAAACTCAGTTGAcgagctaacagaaattagcatcaaACGCGTGGCACTTATACAGTGGggacttattttccaccataatttgctaataaattctttaaaaatcagacagtgttctggatttttttggatgaaaattacaggcctctctcatctttttaagtgggagaacttgcacaattggtggctgactaaatacttttttgccccactgtaataATGAATAGTGGTACACAAACACtgtacaaacacatacaaacaggcaatataacaatactgtcTGGCagatattcttcaaactctgtgaaaaacgagttacaCTAACAATATTTGAGCGTGACCTACTTTCTTTGTtgctgcaagtgtgtatctcattgcgtgcaccacactgcccctcagaggtcaagacgtgcactgccgttactttatgtaacccattggttaataataaatgggccAGTTTTtttcatacctactgttgctgatttttGTTCTCTGTGTGAGTAATATTACTTGAGCAAGCCTTTCCTAACATTCAATACTACAAAATAGAtaaattatgtatgattattgcggAAATCAGATTGGACCGATATAGGTAtgggccaaaactcaaggctgcaatattggtatcagatcggaagtgaaaaagttggaataGGAAATCCCTGTAAATTATTCTGTATTATTCTTATTTCACGAACCCAATATTAATCATAGTACCGTGCTTTGACTAGTGATGGCACATACAATGAattattgctttaaaaatggtggggtttagttcccctttaagtaCTATACATATTTGATTTCCTTAGAGATTATGTTTCCACATCCACGTGAATTGCATTTTCTatccaaacaatgttttttttgtcttttttgtgtagATGCCATTCTCATTCCTAGCCCTTTCTATGGTGTTATTACTGAGGACCTGCAGTTGTACAGTGATGTCAAGTTGTTTCATGcccctcttgactgtgaggtaAAAAGTAACATACATCTTGGATTCATTATGTGGTTCAAACAGTATAACCTATAAACAGgagatatacagtggaccccttgGTATTCGCGGttcagcatttgcaaattcacctatttgcagatttttttgcccCGATACAccgcttattattattttttttttaactcaatcccaaatttatttggattttatttttctgattatttttgATTGCAATTACAAGAAGTGTCaattattttcagattttcactattcatggTCAGGCTCGGTCCCTATCACCTGCGAATAGCTGTGGTCCCCTGTACTGCCTTGCTGATTATATACATTCAGCAGCATGTTGTACTTTAGCCTAAGGTGCAACAGTTAATGTTATATAGCAGGCTTTCTGTTGGCTTCTAGACCTGccttcttattttgaaaaacatttctaggATAGTAACAAAGATGGTCGACCTTTTCACCTCACCGTGAGCAAACTGGAAGAAGCTATACAAAGGGCTAAGCAAGAGGTAatccatgcatgtgtttgtttcAGCATCAAGATTTTGAAAAAGTGCATACCTATCTACAGCTAATTAtggaaacagtaaaaaaaaatatccgaCCAGATCGTGTTTCATTGATGAATAACTGTTGCTATTCGTATAGGGGGCGAACATTCGGGCTATTATACTGATGAACCCCCACAATCCTCTTGCTGAGATCTACAGCCCAAAGGAGATGCTTTCCttcttggagtttgccaaaaggtgTGTTTTACCCCTCAGATAACGTGTGCTGTGgtaaaacataacataacatccagtggatataaaaagtctacaccccCTGCTCAAaatccatgtttttgtgataggaaaaataaaaccaagataaatcatttcaaacctttttttccccaccgttAATGTGACCTATGACCTGTACAAGTAAAAAGGATTGTTTtcttatctttttgagaggggaagtaaaaataaacaactgtggTTCACAAGTTTGCACACTTGCTTGTAACTGGGATATGGCTTTtagaattaaccagtcacattcaatgttaaatgggagtcagcacaagCCTGCCAGTAAGGCATAGTACTGGTAACATCATGCTCTAggactgtttttcttcagctggaactgggggcGTTAGACAAGGGTGAGGGAATTATGGACTGTTTGAACTACTAGTCACTGTTAGCGCAAATCATTCATGCTTCtacaagaaagcaaaaaaaaaaaaaaagtcaataaaagcctcCGAGAGCATCTGAAACTTTGTGGGGTAAATCAGAGGctcttgaaatggtggcaggtgtgagCTGACTCCTAATATGTAtttaatgtgattggttaattctgaacacagccacatcagaATTATacaagggtgtgcacacttgtgcaaccacattatttcagtcatTAATTTTACTTCACCTCCCAAAAGGATTAGGTTTTTTTGGACACGTTATAGTCCACATTAATGatgaaaaggtttttaaaattatttttgttggtcTCGTGGTTTATATCACAAagacctggcatttgaaaaagggtgtgtagactatttatatccactgtaactGTGGTGAGTGTTtaacacatccgcctcacagttctgaggttgggatTTTGAATCGAAGCCCCGGCCGtatgtttgcatcttctcccagtgcttgtgtgggtttcctccaggCACTTCGGCTTTCtcgcacattcccaaaacatacttagttcttaggttaattgaagactctaaattgtccttaggcaTTAATGTGgctatgaatggttgtttgtcgatatgtgctcagcgattggctggggacagGTCCAggtataccccacctcttgcccagagtcagttgggatagtctccagctcacctgtgaccctaattaCAGTAAtcagtttagaaaatggatggatgaatgattaaatggatgcatggaagaTAACATGacattacatacattatatataatCCCCCTGATCTGCAGTCCTGCAGTTTGCTAAAACACTGCAACAGttcttgacatttttggttGAGAGTCTCTGTCTCATGAGAAGTGAGAAGTGTTCTTTATGGTGTTTTAACAGCCTTCTTAAGAATCAGCATATTGTGAAGTGCAGCAATGTGATCGGGAAGGCCCTAAATTGTTTGTCGTTTTGTAAATGGTCTTGCCAGCATAACAGCCACTGCAGACTGTTGCAGTTAATCAGCTGTTCTAACCATACGgttccctccaaaagtattggaacggcaaggtacattcctttgtttttgttgtatactgaagacatttggttttcagatcaaaagattatTCAGGCTTTTacttcatggtatttacatctagatgtggtaaataactcaggacagagcgccttttgtttgaacccacccacttttcaagttatcaaaagtattggaacatgtgactgatgtgtgtttctagttgctcgggtgttgccttttagattgattgcataaacattagatagtgcttgtttttggctttgggtttcacctgtgaaaactgcatttgctgttaagcaaacatgaagacaagagagctgtctatgagagaaaagcaaaccattttgaagctgagagaagagggaaaatcgatcagagctattgcacaaacattgggcatagccaatacagcaatttggaatgtccagaaaaagaaagaaactactggtgtactgagcaacataCATGGAATAGGTCAGCCAAgagtatcaacagcagttgatgacacaaacattgtgagagctatGAAGAAACACCCAACCTCCACaaggcaggggtgaaggtatcaaaatccactgttcgaagaagacttggagagaagaaatatacaggccataccacaagatgcaaaccactcatcaacaaaaagaattggaaggctaaattggattttgcaaagtacagagTTGAGCCACAAAAGTCttagaacaaagttttatggactgatgagaccaagattaacctctaccaaaatgatggaaaggccaaagtatggagaaagaaagcatGGTGGAGgcaatgtcatggcttgggcttgcatggctgcttctggaacgggctcactagtctttattgatgatgtaactcatgatggtggCGGCAGAATGAAttttgaagtctacaaaaccattttgtctggcaatttacaaaaagatgcatgcaaactaatcgggagaaccttcatcatgcaacaagacaatgacccaaaacacactgccaacaaaacaaaggacttcatcaggggaaaaaagtgtaaaatcTTACACTGGCCAAGTCagtcaccggaccttaacccaatagagcatgcattttacctccttaAGAGGAGacgaagggagaaacccccagaaacaaattaactggaagaggctgcagtaaaggcctggaaaagcatatCAAATGAAGAAAGGAACGGTTAATTTGagaatgtctgttccaatacctttgctcacttgaaaagtgggtggcttaaaaaaaaggtgctctgtcctaagttgtttaacacatctagatataAATGCTATGAAATAAAAGCCGGAATTATTGTCTCATAATCCTCTTTTGAtctaaaacccaaatgtcttcagtatacaacaaaaacaaaggaattgaccttgccctaccagtacttttggaggggacggTATATCACAGTgcttttatactgtatttatactttatgatggatttactgtatgtcataTTTTCTTTGTTGTAAAACATTTGTCAATCTTGTTGCATTATATACTGAATGTTGTGCTAAATATATCTGTCTCTTGCTTTAGAAATGAGCTCCATGCCATCGTAGATGAAGTTTACATGCTGACAGTGTTTGATGAGTCAGTAACATTTCATAGTGTCCTCAGTCTGGATAGGTACGGTGTTGACCTATCCTCTTTTATAAATACTATTGTACACCCTTTATCATGATAATTATGGCTGAAGATCGCCTCTTAACTGCTAATGATGTGCTCTTATTTCAGTTTGCCCGACCCACAGAGGACACATATAATGTGGGGGCTGAGCAAGGTACGTGCTGTGCTGCACCACATTATGTGGAAGACTTTTTCACGACTCCTGACAGAACTGTAAATTCACTGCTTTTCCTCGCAGAAGGTTTGCTGTCTGTGCTGTTTCGCTTGTTGACTTCATCTTGCCCTTTCCAGGACTTTGCAATGGCTGGAAACAGATTAGGCACCCTGTATACCGAGAACCGAGACCTTGTGGACGCTTTGGCCCAATTGGGCTCATTCCATGGTATCTCAGGGACAACTCAGCACCAGGTTGCACAACTTCTTCAGGACCGAGGTATTTTTCAATGCCTTGTGGAAAACATGCTATTGGAGTTTTAACCTAAATGCCACTTTCTTCATCAGAAGATTATTCTTTATAGCGTGAAACGTGGCAATTTTGTCTGACTCGAGACATCTTGAGAAAATCttactgttttgctttttaaaatgcttgTATGACAAGTGGCACATTTAATTGTTCAGCCAAGTTCTTGAGTTGGGGGATGAAAGCATGTCATAGAAATGCATTGAACTGTTGTCTTTTCTAAACGTTAGATAACTTTTTTTCAGGAAAGGATGAACACATTTCTGTAATGTTGCTTAAATGGGTAACTCCCACGTAAATATATGAATAACTCAAATTATATTTTGATATTGCGAACTAGACTGACACGTATTTTACAAAGCAccaattatgagaataaaagttGTGTGCTAGACTCAAATTTGTTTTACATGGCACCAATTATAagaaataatatacatttacattttgaataaatttgCTTAAGCCTTTTTGCCGACACAGCATCTGAGTGTAAGCTTGATAGACGGCAAGGGTGTTTCTGATCACCAATCAAGTCTGTCATGGACAAGTAAATGTCAATGCATTTGAAATCTTTATGCTCGCGCTTCTGGGATTCAAATAAATTCACACTAATACAGTGGGAAACAGCCTTTCCCAAACTAAAGAGTCACTTTATCGGGTCGCGCATTCTTTGTAAAGTTTGGTAAGCTTAGCTGTAGAAGATCAACTTGCATAGTTGAGGTCAAAATGTATACTTCAGCTTTAACGTGTGTCTCTCATTTCTGAGAAACATCTTTGTGCCTTTCTGCTTGTGCTGCACATCATACTGCACAAATATTTGTAACAGAGTGTACACTACTGCTGTGAGGCTAATGACCCTTCACACTGTCATGTTGTAGAGTGGATAAGCAAAGAGTTTTTGCCTGAGAATAGACGCAGATTGAAAGCTGCTCACCGCTACCTGACAGATGAGTTGCAGACAATGGACATTCACTACCTGGACAGGCCTGCTGCTTTGTATGTGTGGGCTGACTTCAGGAAGGTAACTTGACCAAGGTCACATTGTGATGCTGGGGTTTATAATCAAATGCTAATTTGTGCAGAGGTACTGGTAATTGAAGTGCAAGGGAAAGTCattgtaattaaaataattttattcacTAGGTTTGATGTCACTTCCTTCTCTGTTTTGCTAGTTTCTCAGACCCCCATCATTTGAGGAGGAGTTGTGTATGTGGCGGTGCTTCCTCAAACACAAAGTGGTATTGAGCTGTGGGCAAGCCTTCTCCTGCTCTACACCTGGCTGGTTTCGCATCGTATTTGCCAACCAGCAGCACCACCTTCAACTTGGTCTGTCGTTACCTATACAGTAGTAATATTTAGCACAGTCCATTGTGTATATGGCAATGTccacaaaataacaaatgtttttattttttattttagtacagTGAGCCCCTGCTATTTGAGGGCTTAGGGGCCAAGCCCTCCCATGAATTGTAAACagcaagtaattgacaccctcCCAACATGGGTTATAATTgtttatagatgccacaagatggcagcaaagcactacttttgtctcaatAGCTCCTCATCTCACTTCGACATGAcatcaagatgccaccagatggcggtTAAGCAATACTTTTGTTGCTTTGGCCTATTCAGTGAATAACGaaggataggttaaaaaaaaaaaaaactaaaaatccaCGACGATGAGAATTTTCAAATGGTGAATCAAGACTGTTATAAATTATCAGTTCTTAGCATTGCAGTGTAGCGAACAATGCAACATTACATTAATACAAGGGTATCAATTATATTAGGTATGCATttacaaaatactaatttatcTGTTTTTAGCCAGTCGGATCACGCACCATTTACTGCCAAGTGTATTTGCACTGTGCACATTTCAGTGTATATGTTGGGTTCTACTGCTGAAGAGATTTCCTATTTGTTTACTGAAAAAATATAAGTGAAGCTGCCCGAGCACTCAACCTTTAGTgaactacaaaataaatgactgaataGCTAATATATAACTTGCTTTCATTCTGCTTTGAATCTCAGTTAATACACTGAATAACAATTACAgacttgttttgtgtttatttgttttaggaCTGAAAAGAATTAGAGAGGccttaaaagaaataaaagaaagcaGTGCCAACAGGGATTCCTACATTGTCAAAGAAGCCAGTGAAGAGAGGAGACCAGGGAAAGAGTACAGTGCACCTTCAGACAATGCCACAATTGAAAATTCAACATCACCCCCCCAAAGCAAGTCAGCAGACCAGCTGAAGGAGAAGGCGTGTTCTGTTCCTGACACAAGCGCGCTGGGCCCCGATGAGTTTGTGTTGCTGGACTGCCAAGCCTCTCAGCCTGCAGAGACCCTTGACTCTCTGATTGGTACGTTCAAGCAACAAATCCgctcctctgattggctggaaaAAAACACGCCAGAGCAATCTGCAGGGGAGGACCCAGAGATTCTTGATGTGTTTAAAGTCCTGTTGCAACGAGCCAGAAAGTAAGTTATGGATAAACAGGCGAAGATGTGACTGCCAAATTAGAGCGTGTAGCTCTTATGAATCCCTCTTGTCACTTTATCTACATGGCAAAAAAGCTGCACCCGACAGGAGGCGGTTGATTTTTGACAGTCCTTTTTTGGAAAGTTCCCGCTGAGAAAAGGACAAGAAGAACAGGGAAGCTTTGAGACCAGACTTTATATCTGTAATGATGCCTTATAGTTTAGTGTTGATGGGAGACGGGTTTCGcattttttaattcatccatATTCATGATATATGTATGCTAAATTAAATGCCAAATGTAACTGAatcaaaattatttaattaattatgtgaatgttCCTTGTATGCACTTTATTATACATGTTTTACgttatttaacaatgtattgaTAATCTTTGCAATATAgttatacaatatattttatgtacaaaagtattaaattggcactaagcaggcccaaaaaatgtcatgtaaatttgacacaccacagagaagagtaatgttaacaaacatgccaaatttgaatgaattttaaaaaatcgctaagtgtataaaatgtttcaaaactcgaataataagggccacctctcaactctcagacgctgtgggcgtgtcgaatggatgcgccaaaaggaatcaaacatactagGGTGTGATAGcttatacaatgtaaaatcacattaggaggctcaacttcaaaatttaaTGTTTACTGTTgactataatcataaatataaccacacaagtcaacttacccacGTTGTcagtgacataatgtcacagcggAACACGACACCTGACGACAGGGGGACGGTAGGATAgctagacagtcggcactgccccattcactagtatcaattTACCGGTGAtaccatgttgtctctggtgaatgTAGACAAAACTATCCATCGTAAAATGCGCAATGCAGAATTGCGTTGATGTTCAGCACGCCATCCATGTGTCTTCAAAAAGTgaatccatcgcttttttattcACTAGTATAAAGTTACCCACAGAGTCATGTTGTCTCTGTTGATAGTTTACAAAACTGTCCatcgtaaaatgcgcactgcataGTTGCGTTAAGGTTGagctcgccatctgcgtgtCTTTAAAAAGCCCA includes these proteins:
- the accs gene encoding 1-aminocyclopropane-1-carboxylate synthase-like protein 1 isoform X1, whose product is MDPRGRRHERGSNWTDQEIVELLQLWSDESIQIELESSLRNQRVFDRIALILREKGIYRTGDQCREKIKKMKLEYRRIKDNHKLRSWKFYDVMDRVIANRPAITYSSMGGAVVAQHVFHSPGGCDSFLQGNSSLGSFGPASSGGFLFGQPPKTGDPLDVKCEAVEESLLNTDVAQPDIYYRSGDEQETDGQSLLGTEDTLGQGGNSAHSRISPSGLTDLNIAASASQSDNVPVPHDTSKEGLRPLAAVRQRRRRRAGKTACGHGSGKCGSQGPLDKALASFLMWQRCAEDRLLSLEEARLEKELQADERRQQQEERRVEQERQHELRLFNMLTGALTAVRQGAVTTGSAPSNTPVSLVDHQSTLLTTSTASSVPSSSQPHAQLPPGHTVSTKGTINSGLHPSVKACTPSESALATVRGAKSTEPSMYLSSRGNSIRQHQAILQEGFAQYAANRYDVDNPNGVINMGTSENKLCYDLLHKRLTQSDMLHVDPALLQYGDWRGHAFLREVVAKFLTHYCRSPKSLKADNIVVMNGCSALFSCISAVICDPKDAILIPSPFYGVITEDLQLYSDVKLFHAPLDCEDSNKDGRPFHLTVSKLEEAIQRAKQEGANIRAIILMNPHNPLAEIYSPKEMLSFLEFAKRNELHAIVDEVYMLTVFDESVTFHSVLSLDSLPDPQRTHIMWGLSKDFAMAGNRLGTLYTENRDLVDALAQLGSFHGISGTTQHQVAQLLQDREWISKEFLPENRRRLKAAHRYLTDELQTMDIHYLDRPAALYVWADFRKFLRPPSFEEELCMWRCFLKHKVVLSCGQAFSCSTPGWFRIVFANQQHHLQLGLKRIREALKEIKESSANRDSYIVKEASEERRPGKEYSAPSDNATIENSTSPPQSKSADQLKEKACSVPDTSALGPDEFVLLDCQASQPAETLDSLIGTFKQQIRSSDWLEKNTPEQSAGEDPEILDVFKVLLQRARK
- the accs gene encoding 1-aminocyclopropane-1-carboxylate synthase-like protein 1 isoform X3, whose product is MDPRGRRHERGSNWTDQEIVELLQLWSDESIQIELESSLRNQRVFDRIALILREKGIYRTGDQCREKIKKMKLEYRRIKDNHKLRSWKFYDVMDRVIANRPAITYSSMGGAVVAQHVFHSPGGCDSFLQGNSSLGSFGPASSGLTDLNIAASASQSDNVPVPHDTSKEGLRPLAAVRQRRRRRAGKTACGHGSGKCGSQGPLDKALASFLMWQRCAEDRLLSLEEARLEKELQADERRQQQEERRVEQERQHELRLFNMLTGALTAVRQGAVTTGSAPSNTPVSLVDHQSTLLTTSTASSVPSSSQPHAQLPPGHTVSTKGTINSGLHPSVKACTPSESALATVRGAKSTEPSMYLSSRGNSIRQHQAILQEGFAQYAANRYDVDNPNGVINMGTSENKLCYDLLHKRLTQSDMLHVDPALLQYGDWRGHAFLREVVAKFLTHYCRSPKSLKADNIVVMNGCSALFSCISAVICDPKDAILIPSPFYGVITEDLQLYSDVKLFHAPLDCEDSNKDGRPFHLTVSKLEEAIQRAKQEGANIRAIILMNPHNPLAEIYSPKEMLSFLEFAKRNELHAIVDEVYMLTVFDESVTFHSVLSLDSLPDPQRTHIMWGLSKDFAMAGNRLGTLYTENRDLVDALAQLGSFHGISGTTQHQVAQLLQDREWISKEFLPENRRRLKAAHRYLTDELQTMDIHYLDRPAALYVWADFRKFLRPPSFEEELCMWRCFLKHKVVLSCGQAFSCSTPGWFRIVFANQQHHLQLGLKRIREALKEIKESSANRDSYIVKEASEERRPGKEYSAPSDNATIENSTSPPQSKSADQLKEKACSVPDTSALGPDEFVLLDCQASQPAETLDSLIGTFKQQIRSSDWLEKNTPEQSAGEDPEILDVFKVLLQRARK